In one window of Arachis ipaensis cultivar K30076 chromosome B06, Araip1.1, whole genome shotgun sequence DNA:
- the LOC107605077 gene encoding zinc finger protein CONSTANS-LIKE 8 isoform X2 has translation MCNKNSPPPSVETQKKEPSMRKTRKRTNKLSPSLTSSSSTTTASLKPLRRRNRTKTRKPKYLSLRLIKKNNKDEKQPQLNLFPLHPQNTVDDKDMQEENNSVALLFSSDGGATLNGLLEDDSTATTSTAMSEEGSFSPAAGVGGDGGWLVRKAMRRREEEGSEEERWVCYSEVVEKKETMEEVTSYCGTTSFGLLSLKLDHEGILNAWSDKGSLYIAGEAPQTVPDFHNDALFYNALLPNNIGGDGCGSNDGIGNTWVVPEIGGENRTRTEEMGLKVGQREASVQRYKEKRQNRLFSKRIRYEVRKLNAEKRPRMKGRFVKRE, from the exons ATGTGTAACAAGAATAGCCCTCCTCCTTCAGTAGAAACCCAAAAGAAAGAACCAAGTATGAGGAAAACCAGAAAACGAACAAATAAACTGTCTCCTTCtttaacttcttcttcttctactaccacTGCATCTCTTAAACCACTACGTCGCAGAAACAGAACCAAAACCAGAAAGCCAAAGTACCTCAGTCTCCGCCTCATAAAAAAGAATAACAAAGATGAGAAACAGCCACAGCTGAACCTCTTCCCTCTGCATCCGCAAAACACGGTCGACGATAAAGACATGCAGGAGGAGAACAACTCCGTGGCGTTGCTCTTCAGCTCCGACGGCGGCGCCACCCTCAACGGCCTGCTGGAAGACGACAGTACCGCGACGACTTCGACGGCGATGTCGGAGGAGGGGTCGTTCTCACCGGCGGCGGGTGTGGGCGGCGACGGAGGGTGGCTGGTTCGGAAAGCGATGAGGAGGAGGGAGGAAGAGGggagtgaagaagagaggtgggtGTGTTACTCAGAAGTGGTGGAGAAGAAGGAGACGATGGAGGAAGTAACGAGTTATTGCGGAACGACGTCGTTTGGGTTGTTGTCATTGAAGCTGGATCATGAGGGGATATTGAATGCTTGGTCTGATAAGGGCTCCCTTTACATTGCAGGGGAGGCCCCACAGACTGTCCCTGATTTCCACAATGATGCTCTCTTCTATAATGCTCTTCTTCCCAATAAT ATTGGAGGTGATGGGTGTGGGAGTAATGATGGCATTGGGAACACATGGGTTGTACCGGAAATTGGTGGAGAGAACAGGACGAGAACGGAAGAAATGGGGTTGAAGGTGGGGCAGAGAGAGGCAAGCGTGcagagatacaaagagaagagACAGAACAGGCTCTTCTCTAAGAGGATCCGTTATGAAGTCCGCAAGCTCAATGCTGAGAAGCGGCCTCGGATGAAG
- the LOC107605077 gene encoding zinc finger protein CONSTANS-LIKE 8 isoform X1 — translation MSQCLSQAPTQESLTLFYHFYFLLPLPSLSFQIVSSEGVMCNKNSPPPSVETQKKEPSMRKTRKRTNKLSPSLTSSSSTTTASLKPLRRRNRTKTRKPKYLSLRLIKKNNKDEKQPQLNLFPLHPQNTVDDKDMQEENNSVALLFSSDGGATLNGLLEDDSTATTSTAMSEEGSFSPAAGVGGDGGWLVRKAMRRREEEGSEEERWVCYSEVVEKKETMEEVTSYCGTTSFGLLSLKLDHEGILNAWSDKGSLYIAGEAPQTVPDFHNDALFYNALLPNNIGGDGCGSNDGIGNTWVVPEIGGENRTRTEEMGLKVGQREASVQRYKEKRQNRLFSKRIRYEVRKLNAEKRPRMKGRFVKRE, via the exons ATGAGTCAATGTCTTTCCCAGGCTCCCACACAAGAAAGTCTCACCCTTTTTTATCACTTTTATTTTCTACTCCCCCTTCCTTCACTCTCCTTCCA AATAGTGAGTAGTGAGGGAGTGATGTGTAACAAGAATAGCCCTCCTCCTTCAGTAGAAACCCAAAAGAAAGAACCAAGTATGAGGAAAACCAGAAAACGAACAAATAAACTGTCTCCTTCtttaacttcttcttcttctactaccacTGCATCTCTTAAACCACTACGTCGCAGAAACAGAACCAAAACCAGAAAGCCAAAGTACCTCAGTCTCCGCCTCATAAAAAAGAATAACAAAGATGAGAAACAGCCACAGCTGAACCTCTTCCCTCTGCATCCGCAAAACACGGTCGACGATAAAGACATGCAGGAGGAGAACAACTCCGTGGCGTTGCTCTTCAGCTCCGACGGCGGCGCCACCCTCAACGGCCTGCTGGAAGACGACAGTACCGCGACGACTTCGACGGCGATGTCGGAGGAGGGGTCGTTCTCACCGGCGGCGGGTGTGGGCGGCGACGGAGGGTGGCTGGTTCGGAAAGCGATGAGGAGGAGGGAGGAAGAGGggagtgaagaagagaggtgggtGTGTTACTCAGAAGTGGTGGAGAAGAAGGAGACGATGGAGGAAGTAACGAGTTATTGCGGAACGACGTCGTTTGGGTTGTTGTCATTGAAGCTGGATCATGAGGGGATATTGAATGCTTGGTCTGATAAGGGCTCCCTTTACATTGCAGGGGAGGCCCCACAGACTGTCCCTGATTTCCACAATGATGCTCTCTTCTATAATGCTCTTCTTCCCAATAAT ATTGGAGGTGATGGGTGTGGGAGTAATGATGGCATTGGGAACACATGGGTTGTACCGGAAATTGGTGGAGAGAACAGGACGAGAACGGAAGAAATGGGGTTGAAGGTGGGGCAGAGAGAGGCAAGCGTGcagagatacaaagagaagagACAGAACAGGCTCTTCTCTAAGAGGATCCGTTATGAAGTCCGCAAGCTCAATGCTGAGAAGCGGCCTCGGATGAAG